The following proteins are co-located in the Aggregatibacter aphrophilus ATCC 33389 genome:
- a CDS encoding EamA family transporter: protein MCALCWAIEGIICEYGVKNYRNPEEALMIRQITSTTFLFIAFFLISKFNSQNNLSIVNHLNNSYPIIFLSIIGLISYLFYYISISKIGAVKSMSLNISAAIFSITILNILNGNYELKYIICSTLIFIGTLLCIKDQKK, encoded by the coding sequence ATGTGTGCATTATGCTGGGCTATAGAAGGAATAATCTGTGAATATGGGGTAAAGAATTATCGCAACCCAGAAGAGGCACTGATGATTAGACAAATAACATCAACCACCTTTCTTTTTATTGCCTTTTTTCTGATATCTAAATTTAACTCACAAAATAATCTATCAATAGTTAACCATCTGAATAATAGTTATCCAATCATATTTCTTTCTATTATTGGTTTAATATCATACCTATTTTATTATATATCTATATCTAAGATAGGCGCTGTAAAATCAATGTCTCTAAACATAAGCGCTGCTATTTTTTCTATTACCATCCTAAATATATTAAATGGAAATTATGAATTAAAATATATAATTTGCTCCACACTAATATTTATAGGAACACTTTTATGCATAAAGGATCAAAAAAAATGA
- a CDS encoding CTP--phosphocholine cytidylyltransferase — protein MNAIILAAGLGSRFKELTKNNHKALFKINETPNIEKTIKYLQDIGINEIHIVTGHQANLFSYLSDKYNCNLIHNIYYKKYNSIYSFYLAINHFNNTFVIDADVVLLENPFCYLKNSTYYTILRDKSSNKEWIPLLDSNNRFIKTIAISDLELPSLLGISYWNKEDCNTIKNQINNYLNDEILQDKKLYWDNIPLKLINEGKIKVEVNLLPINKAVEIDDISDYEKIKEIIKR, from the coding sequence ATGAATGCAATTATTCTTGCAGCAGGACTCGGTTCTAGATTTAAAGAATTAACAAAAAATAATCATAAGGCATTATTTAAAATAAATGAAACCCCAAATATTGAGAAAACAATTAAATATTTACAAGATATTGGGATTAACGAAATACATATAGTAACAGGCCATCAGGCTAATCTATTCTCTTATTTATCTGACAAATATAATTGTAACCTAATACATAATATATACTACAAAAAATATAACAGTATTTATTCATTTTACTTAGCAATAAATCATTTTAATAATACCTTTGTAATTGATGCCGATGTAGTATTATTAGAAAATCCGTTTTGCTATTTAAAAAATAGCACATACTATACTATCTTAAGAGACAAATCATCAAACAAGGAATGGATACCGCTTCTTGATAGCAATAACAGATTTATTAAGACTATTGCTATTAGTGATCTCGAACTCCCTTCACTATTAGGGATATCATATTGGAATAAAGAAGATTGTAACACTATAAAAAATCAGATAAATAATTATTTAAATGATGAAATATTACAAGATAAAAAGTTATACTGGGATAACATCCCATTAAAGTTGATTAACGAAGGCAAGATAAAAGTAGAAGTTAATTTATTACCAATAAATAAAGCAGTGGAAATAGATGATATTTCAGATTATGAGAAAATAAAAGAAATAATTAAAAGATAA
- a CDS encoding capsular polysaccharide synthesis protein: MYILKKILLEFISLFGISKANRKAIRKYMSILLSLEQEKIRRNKRYLNKYINIKINKNLDYFKGDLPVWQLWLQGYDNSPQIVKNCINSVRFFCKNRKIILLTKDNLNQYVSLPGCIIKKYNLGIITHTHFSDLVRVALLCEHGGTWIDSTVLLTGEIPKKILEAPLFMFSSPKGDFYYKTHLISSWFIHSSKKNNLLISLRDSLFSYWEHENNLRDYYLVHLIFRNIIDFSDDLKKEWNSLYHLPNNNPHTLQLKLGDCFNMKEYLEIKELTFIHKLTYKFKPLSIKLDDNLTYWDLLSSDRTFSKIF, encoded by the coding sequence ATGTATATTTTAAAAAAAATACTTTTAGAGTTTATTTCTTTGTTTGGGATCTCTAAAGCTAATAGAAAGGCAATTAGGAAATATATGTCAATTTTATTAAGCCTTGAGCAGGAGAAAATTCGTAGAAATAAAAGATATTTAAATAAGTATATAAATATAAAAATTAATAAAAATTTAGACTATTTTAAAGGAGATCTTCCAGTTTGGCAGCTTTGGTTGCAAGGTTATGATAACTCGCCTCAGATAGTAAAAAATTGTATTAATTCAGTAAGATTTTTCTGTAAAAATAGAAAAATAATTCTTTTAACTAAAGATAACTTAAATCAATATGTATCTTTGCCTGGATGTATAATTAAAAAATATAATTTAGGAATTATAACCCATACCCATTTCTCTGATCTTGTTAGGGTTGCATTGCTTTGTGAGCATGGTGGGACTTGGATAGATAGTACAGTTTTATTGACAGGTGAAATACCTAAAAAAATTTTAGAAGCTCCTTTATTTATGTTTTCATCACCAAAGGGTGATTTTTATTATAAGACACATTTGATTTCAAGTTGGTTTATTCATTCTTCTAAGAAAAACAATCTGTTAATTAGTTTAAGGGATAGCTTATTTTCTTATTGGGAACATGAGAATAACTTAAGAGACTATTATCTTGTACATTTGATTTTTAGAAATATCATTGATTTTTCAGATGATCTGAAGAAGGAATGGAATAGTCTTTATCACTTGCCCAATAATAACCCACATACATTACAGTTAAAATTAGGAGATTGCTTTAATATGAAGGAATATTTAGAAATAAAAGAATTAACATTTATTCATAAATTAACTTATAAATTTAAACCTTTATCTATAAAATTAGATGATAACTTAACGTATTGGGACCTTTTATCTTCAGATAGAACATTTAGCAAGATTTTTTAA
- the ftsN gene encoding cell division protein FtsN, producing the protein MAQRDYATRSGAKKKKKQKKSNKSLLFIIAAIVVAAFGLGLYLLKEKAPEPVVQPVETTEKTQPKSVLPNRPEEVWSYIKALETRTVPIDDNPKSLDKNMRLTEEQRKILLAMEEEQKQAELARSKAAETQATTTQQAVQQPTQPPQQVAQQVVQPQVKPQVVEAKKTTSPKEEKKAEQIVKSEPQKKPEPAPQPQPQPQTSQPTSQQTSNNGERRYGLQCGAFKNKAQADALQAKLSALGLNARVNASADWNRVVVGPAGDRNAAVKMQEKAKSVINCVVIGM; encoded by the coding sequence GTGGCTCAACGTGATTACGCCACCCGTAGCGGTGCAAAGAAAAAGAAGAAACAGAAAAAAAGTAACAAATCCTTGCTATTTATTATTGCTGCCATTGTGGTAGCTGCTTTTGGTCTTGGGCTTTATTTATTAAAAGAAAAAGCGCCGGAGCCTGTTGTTCAACCTGTTGAAACGACAGAAAAAACACAACCGAAAAGTGTGTTGCCAAATCGTCCGGAAGAAGTGTGGAGCTACATTAAAGCCTTAGAAACCCGCACTGTGCCTATTGATGATAATCCGAAGTCATTAGATAAAAATATGCGTCTAACAGAAGAACAACGCAAGATTTTACTAGCCATGGAAGAAGAACAAAAACAAGCGGAATTGGCGCGTAGCAAAGCAGCTGAAACCCAGGCAACAACAACGCAACAAGCGGTACAACAGCCAACTCAACCACCTCAACAAGTCGCACAGCAGGTGGTTCAACCACAAGTGAAACCGCAAGTGGTAGAAGCTAAAAAAACAACATCGCCAAAAGAAGAGAAAAAAGCGGAGCAAATCGTAAAAAGCGAGCCCCAGAAGAAACCTGAACCGGCACCACAGCCTCAGCCGCAGCCACAGACTTCACAACCGACATCACAACAAACCTCGAATAACGGGGAACGACGCTACGGCTTGCAATGCGGTGCATTTAAAAATAAAGCGCAAGCCGATGCATTACAGGCTAAATTAAGTGCACTTGGCTTAAATGCCCGAGTCAATGCAAGTGCCGATTGGAACCGGGTCGTGGTCGGCCCTGCAGGTGACCGAAATGCAGCAGTGAAAATGCAGGAAAAAGCCAAAAGCGTGATTAACTGTGTTGTCATAGGAATGTGA
- a CDS encoding glycosyltransferase family 9 protein — protein sequence MLSSIKKTKNTIIQKQLKTTQNDTTHISDYLNNTILSDYLDPKKAEYVLENKESIRFDVLWGGDKPRILLAPQGSTRQIPAKELAEILNQLAPDLLERAIFVLTNTVDRNIYFEELISYCSDKIKIKLSPKTSIQEYIQLASSADLIIGVDGGSIHIATALQKKVLAFYARNMQNFFRWQPRGNSHIPYKAILSNTESNSNNHTCDFPMDKAAEWVNGLFQNMENNIP from the coding sequence TTGTTATCTTCAATAAAAAAGACAAAAAACACTATAATACAGAAACAGTTAAAAACTACGCAAAATGATACAACGCACATTTCTGATTATTTAAACAATACAATTCTTTCCGATTACTTAGATCCCAAGAAAGCGGAATATGTATTAGAAAACAAAGAAAGCATAAGATTTGATGTTCTGTGGGGGGGAGATAAACCCCGAATTTTACTGGCCCCACAGGGAAGTACTAGACAAATTCCGGCAAAAGAACTTGCTGAGATCCTTAATCAACTGGCTCCGGATCTATTAGAACGAGCTATTTTTGTATTAACAAATACAGTGGATCGTAATATTTATTTTGAAGAATTAATATCCTATTGTTCAGATAAGATTAAAATTAAGCTATCACCTAAGACATCAATTCAAGAATATATTCAACTCGCGTCATCCGCAGATTTAATTATCGGAGTTGATGGAGGAAGCATTCATATTGCAACAGCGTTACAGAAAAAAGTGTTAGCGTTCTATGCACGAAATATGCAGAATTTTTTCCGTTGGCAACCACGAGGAAATAGCCATATTCCTTACAAAGCCATTCTAAGCAACACAGAAAGTAATTCAAATAATCACACCTGTGATTTTCCCATGGATAAAGCAGCAGAATGGGTAAATGGCTTATTCCAAAATATGGAAAATAATATCCCCTAA
- a CDS encoding glycosyltransferase family 25 protein: MNSAYNLPPIFIISLKNSPRREFMAKRLNGLGLQFEFFDAVYGKELSEEALSKVDYSFYKTYNPHPLTLGEIGCATSHIKIYEHMAKNNISSAIILEDDAIVSQFFKEIIKDIISKIHHSYELVFLDHGKVKSYPFKKKLIEGYRLAHYRSPSKNSKRCIIYATAYLITLSGAQKLLNYAYPIRMPADYLTGLIQKTKVNAYGVEPPCIFRGLDTDSEIDQIKNRYNQ; the protein is encoded by the coding sequence ATGAATAGCGCATACAATCTCCCACCAATCTTCATTATCAGTTTAAAAAACTCTCCCCGTCGTGAATTCATGGCAAAGCGCTTAAATGGGCTTGGATTGCAATTTGAATTTTTTGATGCGGTTTATGGAAAAGAATTAAGTGAAGAAGCACTTTCTAAGGTGGATTATAGTTTTTATAAAACTTATAATCCTCATCCATTAACCCTTGGAGAAATCGGTTGTGCTACTAGCCATATCAAGATTTATGAGCATATGGCGAAGAATAATATATCATCTGCAATTATCCTTGAAGATGACGCTATTGTTTCTCAATTCTTTAAGGAAATTATTAAAGATATTATCTCTAAAATTCATCACAGCTACGAACTTGTTTTCTTAGATCATGGTAAAGTCAAATCATATCCCTTTAAAAAGAAATTAATTGAAGGATACCGATTAGCGCATTACCGTAGCCCTTCTAAAAACTCTAAACGATGCATAATATACGCAACAGCCTACTTAATAACCCTTTCCGGTGCCCAAAAGCTACTGAATTATGCTTATCCAATAAGAATGCCGGCTGATTATCTAACCGGACTAATACAAAAAACTAAAGTGAATGCTTATGGGGTAGAGCCTCCATGTATTTTTAGAGGTCTTGATACGGATTCAGAAATTGATCAAATTAAAAATAGATATAACCAATGA
- a CDS encoding choline kinase family protein — translation MNTKKKFIKEYNLLLESLKIKENEVIEFSLIGGMTNTNFFLNTRKGKFVARISGKATELFINRDNEIYNSTITARKFISPDIIYFDNKSGIKISKYINNAETLSPKTTRRNFYLIADKVAELHTSDIKFKNTFIVKSEFLKYLNLINQNNYKLDESFLQIKDSFLAFLDEVEYLNTKLCPCHNDLVPENFVLNKQSNQLYIIDWEYSGMNDPAWDIASIFYEANFNCKDEIDFLNYYLSRISHPPENKNFLQRILMYKISQCLLWYLWTIIKENNGESFPNYAKNRLKNAKHLIKEYKVKYIYEK, via the coding sequence ATGAATACCAAAAAGAAGTTTATAAAAGAATATAATCTTTTACTAGAATCCTTAAAAATTAAAGAAAACGAAGTCATAGAATTTTCCCTTATTGGAGGCATGACCAATACTAACTTCTTCCTAAATACAAGAAAGGGGAAATTTGTTGCAAGAATTTCTGGAAAAGCAACCGAGTTATTTATTAATAGAGATAATGAAATTTACAATAGCACTATAACAGCTCGAAAATTTATCAGTCCAGATATAATATATTTTGATAATAAATCTGGTATAAAAATAAGTAAATATATTAATAATGCTGAAACATTATCTCCCAAAACCACAAGAAGAAATTTTTATTTAATAGCTGATAAAGTTGCAGAATTACATACCTCAGATATTAAGTTTAAAAATACATTTATCGTTAAGAGCGAGTTTTTAAAATATTTGAACTTAATAAATCAAAATAACTATAAATTAGACGAATCATTCTTACAAATAAAAGATTCATTTTTAGCATTTTTGGATGAGGTAGAATATTTAAACACTAAGTTATGCCCATGTCATAACGACTTAGTCCCAGAGAATTTTGTATTAAATAAACAATCTAATCAACTTTATATTATTGACTGGGAATACTCCGGCATGAACGATCCTGCTTGGGATATCGCATCTATCTTCTATGAAGCCAATTTCAACTGCAAAGATGAAATAGATTTCCTTAATTATTACTTATCTAGAATTAGTCATCCACCTGAAAATAAAAATTTCTTACAAAGAATATTAATGTATAAAATTAGCCAATGCTTACTATGGTATTTGTGGACTATTATTAAAGAAAATAATGGCGAGTCTTTTCCTAATTATGCAAAAAATAGACTAAAAAATGCAAAACATTTAATTAAAGAATATAAGGTTAAGTATATTTATGAAAAATAA
- a CDS encoding glycosyltransferase family 25 protein, whose translation MHFIENKNFVISIPTADKRRNHIIQQFGQKKIPFEFFDAFTPSERLNDHLQRYLPNVAATPRLTMGEKGCLMSHFMLWKKCVDDGLDYITLFEDDILLGENAEQFLAEDEWLKVRFNFQEIFVLRLETFLMPVKIEKQQGILPFQQREIDILKSKHFGTAGYVISHGAAKYLIEVFEKFSSEEVKPIDEIMFNQLIDISGYQVYQLNPAICVQELQLNQENSVLESGLQKERKKNTVSHTKKTLKYRLTRMKENILRALNKKKWEERQYIKGLQGKNIILFI comes from the coding sequence ATGCATTTTATTGAAAATAAAAACTTTGTTATCAGCATTCCCACTGCGGATAAACGTCGAAATCACATCATCCAACAATTTGGTCAGAAGAAAATTCCCTTTGAATTTTTTGACGCGTTTACCCCTTCTGAGCGACTCAATGACCATTTACAGCGCTATCTCCCAAATGTTGCTGCCACACCTAGGCTTACCATGGGAGAAAAAGGCTGTCTAATGAGCCATTTCATGTTGTGGAAAAAGTGTGTTGATGATGGTTTAGATTACATTACGCTTTTTGAGGACGATATTTTGCTTGGTGAGAATGCCGAACAGTTTCTTGCTGAAGATGAATGGCTTAAAGTGCGGTTCAATTTTCAAGAGATTTTTGTCTTGCGTTTAGAAACCTTTTTGATGCCCGTTAAGATTGAAAAACAGCAAGGAATTTTACCTTTTCAACAGAGAGAAATTGATATTTTGAAATCAAAACATTTTGGTACGGCGGGATATGTGATTTCTCATGGTGCAGCTAAGTATCTAATTGAAGTGTTTGAAAAATTTTCCTCAGAAGAAGTTAAACCCATTGACGAAATTATGTTTAATCAACTGATTGATATTTCTGGGTATCAGGTATATCAACTTAATCCGGCGATTTGTGTGCAAGAATTGCAGTTAAATCAAGAAAATAGTGTATTAGAGAGCGGGCTTCAGAAAGAGCGCAAAAAGAATACAGTCAGCCATACAAAGAAAACGTTAAAATACCGCTTAACTCGGATGAAAGAAAATATTCTAAGAGCGTTGAATAAGAAGAAATGGGAAGAGCGGCAGTATATTAAAGGACTGCAGGGTAAAAACATTATTTTGTTTATATAG
- a CDS encoding glycosyltransferase family 9 protein, translating into MNIKLMLQTIRLTIGKLILDKKTPKNSTALSPKKILFLRQDGKIGDYIVSSFIFREIKKFNSEIKIGVVCTTKDAYLFKQNPHIDQLYFVKKRSILDYIKSGLVLAKEKYDVVIDPTLAIKNRDLLLLRLINAKNYIGYKKSNYKIFTHSLENDEHFSKIYQQSLELAGITNVDTTYDIPYDEKSAVEIHNFLQENNISNYITVNFFGAYRAKKVNNENIKRYLRYLTETKKDKQFILLSYPEVTPLLKELTQGYKNIYIHYTTTIFHTIELIRHSVQLISTDTSTVHIASGFNKPIIAMYKKDPIAFKHWNPNCSNETHILFYKENINELNPEEIKAEWLN; encoded by the coding sequence ATGAACATTAAACTCATGCTCCAAACTATACGTCTAACGATAGGAAAACTTATCTTAGATAAAAAAACGCCTAAAAATTCTACCGCACTTTCTCCGAAGAAAATTCTTTTCTTACGTCAAGACGGGAAAATTGGCGATTACATTGTGAGCTCTTTTATTTTCAGAGAAATTAAGAAATTCAACTCTGAAATAAAAATTGGCGTAGTTTGTACAACAAAAGATGCCTACTTATTTAAACAAAATCCTCATATTGATCAACTTTACTTTGTAAAGAAACGCAGTATTCTTGACTATATTAAATCCGGTTTAGTCCTTGCAAAAGAAAAATATGATGTAGTAATTGACCCAACACTAGCAATAAAAAACCGAGATCTCCTTTTACTAAGATTAATTAATGCTAAAAATTATATTGGTTATAAAAAATCAAATTATAAAATCTTTACTCACAGTTTAGAAAATGATGAACATTTTTCTAAAATCTATCAACAATCTTTAGAATTAGCAGGAATAACAAATGTAGATACCACTTATGATATTCCTTATGATGAAAAAAGTGCGGTTGAAATTCATAATTTTTTACAAGAAAATAATATCTCTAACTATATTACTGTAAATTTCTTTGGGGCATATAGAGCTAAGAAAGTAAACAATGAAAATATTAAACGCTATTTACGCTATCTTACAGAAACCAAAAAAGATAAACAATTCATATTATTAAGCTATCCGGAAGTAACCCCTTTATTGAAAGAACTTACTCAAGGATATAAAAATATTTATATTCATTATACAACAACAATTTTCCATACTATTGAGTTAATTCGTCACTCGGTTCAATTAATATCAACAGATACATCAACCGTACATATTGCCTCCGGTTTCAATAAGCCTATTATTGCAATGTACAAAAAAGATCCTATCGCATTTAAGCACTGGAATCCTAATTGCAGTAATGAGACCCATATTCTTTTCTATAAAGAAAACATTAATGAATTGAATCCGGAAGAAATTAAAGCAGAATGGTTAAATTAA
- a CDS encoding glycosyltransferase family protein, with amino-acid sequence MLITRKFIAKLAGKRKEAKIDLTVIKSVLLKPIGDTIGCAVAHTAHLNQLKSANPDLVIGAIVTERNRDIFAYSGLVDKLLEDKPSTYITQCNKWDLYLDFQPTYTTKSVILEKLLSPKYIVIFNKKDKKHYNTETVKNYAK; translated from the coding sequence ATGTTAATAACAAGAAAATTCATTGCTAAATTAGCAGGAAAACGAAAAGAAGCAAAAATTGATTTAACAGTAATCAAATCGGTTTTGCTAAAACCGATTGGTGATACTATAGGCTGCGCTGTTGCACATACTGCTCATTTAAATCAACTAAAATCAGCAAATCCAGATCTGGTGATTGGTGCCATTGTAACAGAGAGAAATAGAGATATTTTTGCTTATTCCGGTTTAGTGGATAAATTGCTTGAAGATAAACCCTCTACTTATATTACTCAATGTAATAAATGGGATTTATATTTAGATTTTCAGCCAACATATACAACTAAATCTGTTATTTTAGAGAAGTTACTGTCACCTAAATATATTGTTATCTTCAATAAAAAAGACAAAAAACACTATAATACAGAAACAGTTAAAAACTACGCAAAATGA
- the rpmE gene encoding 50S ribosomal protein L31, with the protein MKQGIHPEYKEVTATCSCGNVIKTRSTLGKNINLDVCGNCHPFYTGKQRVVDTGGRVERFNSRFKIPGTK; encoded by the coding sequence ATGAAACAAGGTATTCATCCTGAATATAAAGAAGTTACTGCAACTTGTTCTTGCGGTAACGTAATTAAAACACGTTCAACTTTAGGTAAAAACATCAATCTTGATGTGTGTGGTAACTGCCACCCGTTCTATACAGGTAAACAACGCGTTGTTGATACCGGTGGTCGTGTTGAACGCTTTAACAGCCGTTTCAAAATTCCAGGCACAAAATAA
- the priA gene encoding primosomal protein N': MPFARIALPVPLHRYFDYVFPASMKVVVGGRVLVPFGTQKRVGVVVDVVEQTEVPEEQLKPVLASLDETSLFSPEIWLFLNWAANYYHAPLGEVLSQALPVKLRQGESAVEKQIIFWKPTALGEQALVQGLLKRSKKQLEALQAANDGMEKGNNPFGSGIWSALKAKEYITEIAQELEIQTWQQQLAGEPIVNKADRLTLNKQQALVFSQLKFTQGFAAWLLDGVTGSGKTEIYLQFIEEILNQGKQVLVLVPEIGLTPQTVSRFQARFNVVIDVLHSNLNDTQRLHVWQRARSGQSAVIIGTRSALFTQFADLGAIIIDEEHDASFKQQDGWRYHARDLAVVYAKQLNIPVLMGSATPSLESLNNVQQGKYQRLCLSEKANHSTALQQQIIDLKHQSMRNGLSEILLKRMQAHLEKGNQVLLFLNRRGFAPVLLCHECGWMAECRHCDKPYTYHQQHNVLRCHHCSAQKPIPRQCGNCGSTQLITTGLGTEQLEDTLKAVFPNYGIARIDRDTTARKGKLEGYLADIQQGKSQILIGTQMLAKGHHFPNVTLVALVNVDSALFSLDFRAEERLAQLYMQVAGRAGRGAQQGEVLLQTHYPEHPLLQSLLKHGYDNFAQQALALRHKMGLPPFSSQALFKAQSRHSEDAEQLLAQFAEYFYGVKQHTAPELQILGPITAPFSKKAGQYRWQLLLQHPSRPILQQVLNEFQTSELNKPAQVRWILDVDPLDLG, from the coding sequence ATGCCATTTGCCCGAATCGCACTTCCGGTGCCGCTACATCGCTATTTTGACTATGTCTTCCCTGCGTCAATGAAGGTTGTTGTTGGGGGGCGGGTGCTTGTGCCGTTTGGGACGCAGAAGCGGGTTGGCGTTGTAGTTGACGTAGTGGAACAGACGGAAGTGCCTGAAGAACAGTTGAAGCCTGTGTTAGCCTCTCTGGATGAAACTTCGCTGTTTTCACCGGAAATTTGGCTGTTCTTAAATTGGGCAGCAAATTATTATCATGCGCCTTTGGGAGAAGTGTTATCCCAAGCATTGCCGGTGAAGCTACGTCAAGGTGAAAGTGCGGTGGAAAAACAAATAATTTTTTGGAAACCGACCGCACTTGGTGAACAAGCGTTGGTGCAAGGTTTGCTAAAACGCTCGAAAAAACAGCTTGAAGCATTGCAGGCGGCAAATGATGGGATGGAAAAAGGCAACAACCCATTTGGTAGCGGCATTTGGTCGGCGTTGAAAGCTAAAGAATACATTACCGAAATCGCTCAAGAACTGGAAATTCAAACCTGGCAACAACAATTAGCCGGTGAACCAATCGTGAATAAAGCCGATCGATTAACACTCAACAAACAACAAGCGTTGGTGTTTAGCCAATTGAAATTTACCCAAGGGTTTGCAGCATGGTTGTTGGACGGCGTGACAGGTTCTGGCAAAACAGAAATCTATCTGCAATTTATTGAAGAGATTTTAAATCAAGGCAAACAAGTGTTGGTCTTGGTGCCGGAAATCGGGCTAACGCCACAAACGGTAAGTCGTTTCCAAGCCCGTTTTAACGTGGTGATTGATGTGTTGCATTCCAATTTAAATGACACGCAACGATTACACGTGTGGCAACGTGCGCGTAGCGGGCAAAGTGCGGTCATTATTGGTACGCGATCAGCGCTGTTTACGCAATTTGCCGATTTAGGCGCGATTATTATCGATGAAGAACATGACGCTTCTTTTAAGCAGCAAGACGGTTGGCGTTATCATGCTCGCGATTTGGCGGTGGTGTATGCAAAACAACTGAATATCCCCGTTTTAATGGGGTCGGCAACACCCAGTTTGGAAAGTCTGAATAATGTGCAACAGGGAAAATATCAGCGTTTATGTCTGTCAGAAAAAGCCAATCATTCCACCGCACTTCAACAGCAAATTATTGATTTAAAACATCAGTCAATGCGCAACGGTTTATCGGAAATCCTGTTAAAACGCATGCAGGCGCATTTAGAAAAAGGCAATCAAGTCTTGTTATTTCTAAATCGACGCGGTTTTGCACCGGTGTTGCTGTGTCATGAATGCGGTTGGATGGCGGAATGTCGCCATTGTGATAAGCCTTACACATATCATCAACAACATAATGTCTTGCGTTGTCATCATTGCAGTGCGCAAAAGCCGATTCCGCGCCAATGCGGCAATTGTGGTTCTACCCAATTAATCACCACCGGCTTAGGCACGGAGCAGTTAGAAGACACCTTAAAAGCGGTTTTCCCAAATTACGGCATTGCCCGTATTGACCGTGACACAACGGCGCGCAAAGGAAAATTAGAAGGTTATTTAGCGGATATTCAACAGGGCAAAAGCCAAATTCTTATCGGGACGCAAATGTTGGCGAAAGGACACCATTTCCCAAATGTCACCTTAGTCGCATTGGTAAATGTGGATAGTGCTTTGTTTTCATTGGATTTCCGTGCGGAAGAACGGCTAGCTCAACTTTATATGCAGGTGGCAGGCCGTGCGGGGCGAGGGGCGCAGCAGGGGGAAGTGTTATTGCAAACCCATTATCCCGAGCATCCGCTATTACAAAGTTTATTGAAGCATGGCTATGATAATTTTGCCCAACAAGCATTGGCGTTGCGTCATAAAATGGGATTGCCGCCTTTTAGTTCGCAAGCATTATTTAAAGCCCAAAGTCGCCATAGCGAGGATGCGGAACAGCTATTGGCGCAGTTTGCCGAGTATTTTTATGGCGTTAAGCAACATACTGCACCTGAGTTACAAATTCTCGGTCCTATCACTGCGCCGTTCAGCAAAAAAGCGGGGCAATATCGTTGGCAATTATTGTTGCAACATCCTTCCCGCCCGATTTTGCAGCAAGTGTTAAATGAATTTCAGACAAGCGAGTTAAATAAACCTGCTCAAGTGCGGTGGATTTTAGACGTGGATCCGCTAGATTTAGGCTAG